The Dermacentor variabilis isolate Ectoservices chromosome 4, ASM5094787v1, whole genome shotgun sequence genome contains the following window.
aaaagcattGTGAATTCGCCCCGGCGTTAGGCGAGAAGTTCTCGCGCAACACATATGATAACGGTGATGTCTTTTTCAGCAGTGTTTACATAATTAAGAGCCATACTGCACAACCGTTACTTATATCTTAGTAGCCGACTCCAGGAACCATCAAAAACTCTATGCATACAGGTACCGAACCGCCGCAGATAAAAGCCGCCTCGGCGTGGCTTTGACGAAAATGAAAAGGACGAAGTGGTGTTGATTACCAGTCAATCACTACCTTGGCAGCGCTTGAACTATTGTAAGCACACGTTGTAAAAAGTCTTGTAGCAGAGTTATACGTAAAACTACTGGTGGAGGTGGGCGTTCTCCGTACCCGCCACAAAACTTCGCAGAGGTCGCAACTCCGACGATCCCGCCTTAGCTCCTGGTGACAGAACATCATCTACGCCAGTCCCTGCACCTGCGGCTACTACCTTCATCGCGATTTCACAGCCTCGTGATTGTGGCGTGTTCTCCGACTTAAACGGCCCTGATGTTCACGACTGGCTGAACTTTTGTGAACGTGCCCGCACCACAACAGGTGGGATCTGATGGTTATGCTCGCGAACCGAGCTTAAGTTGTTGCAGATGGGCAGACAATAATAGCCAATCCATCCATCATTTATCTAACGTGCCTAGGAACAACTCTGAGGTCTAAAtgctggcgcacgcatacatCAAAATCGAAAaacaaagcaacaacaacaaagaaaaaaaactacaggGGAATACAAATAAAAAACACAATGAATAAATACAACACATTACTGAAAGAAGAGTTTACGTATAATAAAGCGCGaggtaaatagaaaaaaaaaacagtagcaaGGTAGTTGAACAATGTGTCAAACAGAGGAGCAACAATGAAAAGCTCGGAAAAGAATGATGACATTCAATTATTAAAGATATCGAGATTAAGAAAATAAACGTTGTATGCTCCAATAACCTAAACTAGCCTATGGCTATGTGTCCACGAAGTGCGTGCCAACTTTATGTCACAtaggaaagaaataaaattccATCAAATCAACCTCAGTATTCTGTGGATGGTTCGGTGTTGGTGATGGCAGGCAGGAACATGGAACGTTATATGCTTCCTGTGATCTTGCGCGGCATACGAAGCATGATACTACTGAGGATTTTGGGGTAGATGAGGATACCACTAAATACTTTAAAAGAAAACAGATAGTCAGCGCGATTACGTGACGAGTGAAGTAAGCTCAGTGACAAAAATCCGATAGTGCTAGAACAAAGTCCAGTGTGGATGTTAGTCAAACGGTGATGATATATGCTGagaattttacagcgaagatgtataAGGCTAGGGTACCATAGAATTTTCATGTCTGCAGACAAAAACTATTATCATCAATGGCTCAAACCGCCGTAAGCAATCAAAAAATGCGATGGTTCATATCCCCGTAAGGTAGAGGCtccaagcactcagcaaagtgaagcgaacagttcttacattcttcttaatcacgcatacaacatagagaacagtatgtcgaaaactgtcatggtcaatggctcataccccagcaAGCAATGGCTCCTACACcggtaagcaatggctcatacccccgttagcaatggctcataccccgtaaacaagcaaaacatgcaatggctcatagccccgtaaggttaTCGCTACTCGctttgcgtgggttagttgcgatgacactacccctgtggtcgttgtcggtgatttcaatgtggatgtgtcgagAACGAAGAGGGAGTGGTTTACGGGTTTCGTGTTGCAGACAAATTGCtagcgatgccacaccgatccggcccaaccgacgaTCCAGCGGCgtatacgtgcatcgatttgacattttCAAAGATAGTGTTTGCAGTTGCCagtatgccgatcagtgtatattATAACGATCACAAACCTATTCTGAGCGGTGTTACTAAGTTACAACGAGTGATGCAATAAAGTCTTTACCACAAGCTTTGTTACGACgatgtttacagctccgctggtcattcaccttcgcATAGCAGCGTGGCCtagagttgttgtttttttctgcacccGTTCTATAATGTACTGTTGGATCCAGAAAAACCATTCCAGACGACCGACGCCCATTCGAGTTAGTGGATACAGCTTGCTGTGTGCAACTAGCGGAAAGGTGTAGAAGAATTTAATTCCCTTAATAGTCTGCTAATAGAGCCCGCAGAGTGCATAAACCGCATTGCAACGTGTTTGTTGTGAGAAAGAAAGTCTAAGGTTGTATCACAAAGTACACCAAGATCATAGATCCCACAGATCTTACACAGTAGTGCAGAATCTACAGAATAGGAAAAACAAATGTTTGCCGTTTTGTGAGTGAACGTCATGACTTCATTTTTAGCAGCATTCAAAGGGGGGTTACTATCTTTGCACCACTTAGAGAAGGAAAACAGGTAAGACTGCAGGATGCGACAGTCATCAACAGTATGAATTTTCTCACAAAATAATGTCACTAGCATatataggaaaaaaagaaattttaaaaaacgGTAAAAAAGTCTATAAATAAATTTTTAAGGAGTGGCGATTGTCGTTGATAATagtgatccttgagggacgccgctAGTGGCCGCCATGCACAGCAAGGACGTTTGACCACTGACATTGACATAAAATGATACGTAAAGAAGATAACTGCGCAAGAGATTGACAAGTGACGATTCAACGCCAAAGTGCGTAAACTTGATCAGAAGCAATGAGTGGCTGACTACATCAAAAGATTTGCTGAGGTCTCAGTAAATGGTGTCAACTTGCCCCTTTTGAAGTGTCGGCGCTGTGGTCTGTGTAATGAAACTCACCACATTTGCGACAGCGGAGCGGACGTAGAGAAGTACATGCCGATTCCGAATCAAAGGGTTCTTCACAGTAAAAGACAATATATTGTGAAGAGCAAGCTCAAAAATCCCTAGACGTGGAGCAGAGAAGAGAAACCGAGCGATAATTGGAGACGTCGATTTCGCAACCAGACTTAAATACAGGTAAAATACGAGCAGCTTTCCACATGTGAAGAAACAGTGGAGTATTTAAACAgctaataaaaaattggaggacgcttaagcttcgccttcaagaatggaacgcgacagcgttcccgtcgacccgccaaggggtgtaagacaatgggctacggcgcagcgactacgcgccccgcatcggacgcagtgagcgtcgagcaacgcagcgttcggcgcgacaatgaaatgtgcgcctgagcaagcgccgcacgcctgagccttagaaacagctcgtttctaaggcaacacctcgttcactagaggcgcttttgcaccgctttgaagcatcgaactcgtggctccagtacaataaatgaaaaaaagactagtggctcagtggtaacgtctccgtctcaccccacttgaaaaacacaacaggaaattttcacagtctgtcgtattttgggacgttgtttctgtagttctgttgcctgtagttctgttgcctgtagttctgttgtctgtagttctgttgtctgtagttctgttgtctgtagttctgttgtctgtagtgtgacgtcctgtagtagaacgttctgtagttcttgatcaatatttaattaaaaattgacagagacctccttaaggctatgtaaatttgttagtacaaaaaagaaaaatataaaagtaaaaaaattgaaaaaaaaaaacgtacccgCCATGAATTCGAACATGTGACCTCACGATTCCGAGCCCgacatcttaccactgcaccacccctgactttttttttttttctttctttcatggtatttattatagttgctttcaaccattcaaccagacgttcaccagttctgcatagtcagagaatggagggcacaatgaaagtcacacacagaaaaggtagcgttcatactgtgagtagaaacggtcgtgtcactttagaagggtggcaaggataagcacctcaacaaaatagggtaccagtccggttgtacaccgagtccatcataaacctgctttaggtgtagtgtcatttggatgaaatttgcccttgtaggtacaaccgtttcggcgttgcggtccatcattcgcgttttccacaaactgtgcattcccattacaaaaaacatatcgaaaggcgcactattatcacaggttggtagcaagtatcgcacagtatgagcgttaatctcaaagtctttctttaaagtccgttggaggacatcccaaaataggatggcgtcggtgcagctaataaaacaatgttcaattgtctctggtacatcacaaaggcgacagttaacagaagagacaaagataccctttttttgtagccatgttttaaccggtatggtttcactatgaactttataaaagaatgttttgcagcaaggggataaatacattttgcgaactcgctttagcacatcgtggcctggcaatttaatgtatattgatcggtaaagtggaggcggaaatagcatggatagtaagtctttgtacaacgttttgcgcgacacagaatacaagtattcagtggaaaaccgaactgtcaggaaacgaaccgccaagtaaacttcttgcatgaacccccacaagcataagcgcgaagaaaaacttgaagaaacaactaaatcaggtaacacattaacaagtgtgacttgcatgtatgaacgaattacaggatgggaagtatcgcgaaaatagaagaaacgagacactatttgccgcacataaagatgtactaagcccagcccaccttcactaacaggcctaaagatattatcgcgcctcatgggctcaaaagttgaagaccatacgaaggttgcaaagatacggtgaaagcgttggatgtatagcctagcacaatggataacttgcaatacatagaaaatttttgttgccaagaacttattgcaggcttcggctttcccaaaaatagaaagtcgttgtggaacgaatgtctgggcgtaactttgcagtaccgaaacccgttctttccaatagtgtgcgcttaatttatatgcgtctagcggcactccaagatactttggcgggacatcagtccacttaacgcctgcaaactgttctggtgtatagcaccatgagccaaaccataagcctaaactttttgaggagttcattcgcgctcctgatacgctgccaaattcttctattttcgATACTACTTTTTCtacactggacttatccgtgcagaagaacgctagatcgtctgcataagctaagactttaacttcattacccagtatattgaagccatggatgttactcgactgaattacgcttaagcatagcggttccaggtaaagggcgaatagtagtggggacatcgggcagccttgttttactgatgagcaaatagaaatgggttcggagagttggccattaataactaaacgagtagtacaacaggtgtagcaaagcctaacgcctttaagcacaatggagccaacattgacatgctccagaagggaaaataaataggagtgactgacacgatcaaaagctttagcaaggtctacctggagcattgcaagctgctcagtggaaccataacagtattgaagaagggtacgggcgatatgtatgttggtttgaattgatcggcccctgattccacatgtctgatgggaaccaattagaattgacatcgcaaattgcaatctattagatagaactttcgcaaaaattttgtaatccacgtttgacaatgtgattggtcgaaagccttcaacggaacgcagtttctctttatctgaacttttgggaattaaaactgtgtgggttttgcaaaaagactgcggaagggcgtcaatctctaaacttgaaataaaaatatccaataatatggggctgataattgatttgaaagctttgtaaaattcacatgaaagtccatcggggccgggtgttttcgacaaaggcagctgatcaatagctagctcaatttcttgaatcgtaaggttaccactgatgactgcacagtcatcatcctgtaatggtttgacaagagatacaaaactctctaaaacttttgcatcgtgatcgtccggaggggcactaaacaacatagtgtagaaagtttcgaactgagaaattatgtcattagtatttgttacaagactaccttcggagtatatttccggaattactttggaaataccgtgacgtcgctcgtcaagtaaagcttgacgtgttggttgctcagattgcagagcacacctgtttcgagatcgaattcgcgcacctctgtaacgtagcgcgtcatacttttgtaactcacatttaatgttttctatgtcaacaatgtaagtgcctggcatttcgcattcaatctcataaaggctacataggctcttaagaagcgttttttcttcattctttctatagaatgatttcaccgatccaatttctatagccactgcacgaacctcttgtttaaagagttcccaagcagcaaataatggcaagtcactagaaagagaattggctagagccatgcgcacgcgattaataaattcctgatcatttaggagctcagagttaagcttccacagtgcccactgtggtcggaaattagttacaaatttttcaccaatgtttgcgataaccatacaatgatcagAGAATGAAACAGGGATAGTAATGCAGGATAGTCCTCGAGAGAGGAgcgatgaagaaacataaatccgatcaaggcgggcgtaggaatgaccttgaattcttgtataagagcgagctccctgtcccgacactcctatatcaacgagccctgcattttctatgatgttagacaaaacttcaccactcctgtcccgctgagtgttaatgccgcttcgatCGTTGGGATCACAAACACAATTGAAATCCCCCATTAaaacaatgcagcgatcacagtccaataggctagacacagtatcaaataaaagagttcgttttgcagcgtcattaaatgcatagacgttgactatgcgccatggcacaccctgcaacacaaaatcacaacatatatatcgaccttcagtgtcGACATGATAACTAAAAGCTGAATAAagtaggctctttttcagaaacaggaaacagcccgcggataaaccaagagcgtgtgaaacgcaaacattatactcagacagaaaaggtcgcaaagccctttctgtctcgtcatcatgctcaatcttcgtctcctgcacggcgacgaagtcgaggcgcttccgagacaaaagccggcgaagctgcgcctgtttctgcaaagaccgAAGGCCTCGTACGTTCAAGGTTGCGAATagaagttgctgggacagggCCATGGTGACTCCCAACTATTTGGACCTAGTTATCTATGTGATCGGTCCTAGAGGGcaacggtgaggctccctccgaaACCCCACCTGGCCTTCTGGACCGTGATCGACGGCACTTTCctgagtgtttcgatgttttgcggcgacgtgcttttcttgAGGTACTGGTCGTCTCGCTGTCTGTGCTTGATTCCGATCTGTAAGTCGCACGGCGCTTCGGAACTGAAGTATCCGCGTTACTTCGTCTGTCCTCTGCCGGCTCAGCGCACGTGTCGAGACGCTTGGGTGCATCAGGTGAGTCGTCTCCGGCTCCCTCATTCGCTTGCTGGGCAGCAGCTGGCTCCGTGGTAGCGGGTGTTCCTTTGGGTTGTTGCTTCGGTTGGTCATCTTTCTCTTCACTACTTTCGTTTTTCACGGGCAGTTCTGCGATGCCATTGTGACTGTCTTTAACAGGCAGAGGGGCCTTACTGGCACAGCGGGTCTCCGCGGAAGAGGGAACGTCTCCCGTCGCGTCAAGAACCTCCGTAATGTCCATtatgtgttcttgcaagctttcaTCCGGAGGCTTTGTTCTGTGTCGTAACTTATCGGCGTATGTTACGACACATTCTTCAGATGTGTGACCAAAGCGTCGGCAGGTTTCACAACGCGGGGTTCTGCAGTTTCGACGAATGTGCCCCACCCTGTTACAGCGCAGACAAAGTGGGGGCCGGCCTGGAATTAATACGAGACTCTGCACTCCACAAACAGGTAGTAGATGTGGAACGTCCCCCACGCTCACTCCATCGGCAAGAGTCAAAACCACGTCCCGATTTAGCGTACGCATTTGTTCCATCTCCGATACtctccagctttctgctgataTAGACTTGACTTTCCCGTAAGCCTGAAGCGCATCTCGAATGTAGTCATCTTCCAAACGCTCAGGAAGCCAAAAAAGCTTCATTTGAACTTCCGTGGGCTCAGGATCAATGACGACGCAGCGTCTACCTTTTACGGATAATTCCCCGCATGCGACTAGCTTTGATTTTGTCATCCCTGATTTGCACGTCACCATCCACacgtgcgacatctgaaattgtccgatggaacttatttccttcaggtcaataacgttccgaagggcgtctctgaagtcttgggctctgtacggtcgaccacttaagtcagcatgcaggaaaacggagtccacaaccagcttACCGGTAGGAAGACGGGGTAACACAACACGGTAGTCATTGCTGCTGGCTGAAGCCTGAGCAGCACCTCGGCCAGGGGCCGATAAAACCTTTGAAGCGGAGAACATGAGAAAAGCGACCGTTCGGAACCCctgacttcttttttctttattgcctgtttgcagcacaaaccaagaacacattcaaatgctaaaacatgtcaaccacactttggctaacattatatattaaaatcgcttcagcttgatcagttcatcaagaatagccacccactcgggaggctcactctgggcacgatatatttcccgaatatacgcgacactttcgatgaagtttattctcgccagacgggtatcgacatccgagtgtcgcactgccattctcgttttccacagactgtggaggccaaggagcataaacatatcgtacggaactcctccttcgttatcggttggcaaatatcgaataccaagaggtgtaatcggtagttcttttttaagtgtacgttgtaagatatcccaatgaaatgttgggtcccagcaatcgatgaaaacgtgttcaatggtctctggctttttacaaagtaagcagtttactgtccatggcacatatattcctttttcgtctaaccatgtttttacgggtagcgtgtttgtgtgtagcttaaagaaaaacgttttttgagagggtctaactggcatttttttcacccgtttaagtacatcatctccttggcctccccagtttacagacctgtacaatggtattggcaacattgtatcaactaagtctttatacagtgtttttcttgtcacagagcacagatattccatggaaaaccgcacacgcaacatacgaagtgAATCAACCACTTCGCGCAGATATCCCCTAATACTTCCTCCCTTCATATCACTGGTCGTTACAACATATTGCGGCAGTGCTTTTCCCAAACGAACTTGAATTACTGTGCGTAGAAAATCATTTCTCTGatcccaaaaaaaaagaaaacgcgacacaATTTGTCTGATAAACAAATGCGACAGACCTAGCCCACCACTTCGAGCTGAACGAAACAAATTGGTTCTGCTTATCCTCTCCCAACTGGAAGCCCATATGAATACGGCAAATACACGATGCATTTTTTGCACACTTGAGCGACACATTGATAACACTTGCATAATATACCACACTTTCGCTACTAAAAAGAGATTGCACACAGATGCACGTCCAAACATTGACAAATCTTGGCCAAGCCAACCCTTTGatttttcactcattctatcagCTTCATCGGACCAGTACTGTGCGGTATCATTATAGTGCTCGAGCGGCACACCCAAGTACTTAGTTGGCGTTGTTGACCACCGGATGTTTGCAAAGTGAGCTGGTATAATGTCCCAATGACCGTGCCATATACCGATGCTTTTTTGCCAATTGATCTGGGACCCAGATTTTTGCATGCTGATATGCGTGCAAGGCCATACCGGGCGGAAAACTTCCGTGACATGCTGTCGAGCATGAAGTTGCTGTCTGACGTTGTCGCCCTAGGGGCGTATCGAATGAGTCATGTGTGGGCCGTGACTTTCAAAAGTAGTGACGGAGTGAAAGAACTGCTGCGGGCAAAGGACTTGAAGGTGAAGGATAGACCATGTATCGTCGTCGACCCTGGAAATCAAGCAATGCACCTCAAGCTACACTGGATGTTACACAACGTGCCGGACGAGGACATTCGTGAAGCCCTGGCGCCTTACGGCCGAGTCACGGATGTGGCAAGAGAGCGGTGGCGGGTGCATGGCCTTCAGGATAAAGGTTCTTCAACGCGCCTGGTCACCCTGATGCCGAGGAAAGGCTTGGGGGCGGACGACGTGCCTCATCTGTTACGGGTAGCCGGTGAGGAAGCTCTCGTGGTGATTCCTGGAAGAGCACCGCTCTGCCTTCGTTGCCGCAACACAGGGCACATCCGGCGCGACTGCCACGTCCCGCGCTGTGCCCGTTGTCGTCGTCACGGCCATGACGAGTCGCAGTGCGTGAGGACATACGCAAACGTGACGGGGCCGACGGCTGCAGATGAAAACGCTGAACTTCTTATGGACGAAGTGGATGCCGAGGAAGCCTCTGCCGGGAGCGCCAACGAGGTGAAGGTTACAGCGACACAACCACCGAAACCGCAGGGGCAAACGACTGCCGGAGCGGTAGGTGTGCCAGGAACGCCTACGCGACCTGTGAGCAGGGGCTCGGCCGTCGACGTTCATAAGCAAGACATCGCGGCCAAAGAAACGCCTGCCGTTTCGACTATCGCATCATCTGACAACGAAGCGATGGACGTTACCAATGCTGTTGTGGCGGTCGGGAAGCGAACACACGAAGAATCAACAAGCGACGGCGGGCAAACTGGCAAACCGAACAGCGAGGAACCGCCGccaaagtcggtggtaacgcgcCGGCGTCATTACGGCCAACGCCGAATATCCCGCCGGACAAAAGACCGGCGGCGCCGACGCCAAAGTAGCCGTAGGGACTTGTGCCTGCAAAGGCACACTGCACCACCCCTGACATGCCTTTCGGGTGTACATTTTGGCCGTGTCAATAGTACGATGtgctgatgtttacatttgcattttaagagccaagatccgctatcactccaccgcgtcaagtgccgcatctctagaagagcaggAGTGTtattaccatcgacaggtacatcgtggagtgctagaacatcgattttgatgtacgatatccatattaaataagaaattgagaaatagacaacggcgactgtcagtgttgttactgctaatttcgacagttgtctctcgttctttacacttttgagcgcgcatataattcgtgtgttcaatgcaaaatagctacataaacattcgtggatgagtgttctttccgacagcatactggcttctcacggcagcgctgtaccagattattgagacccgagcgagacagcttttcacgcaactttgtggaacaacccaaatcttATTTtgcgcttcgcataagcttgtgaaatattcctgggaaattaactaatgtgtcagtgtaacagcacatgtaagtccacaggcctgtgtgccacatcttaccaaataaaacaaaacggatacgcagccattcccgccgatggtatgattttgatcagcggccgattttgaggaggccggtaggtgttgctggtgccgcgtcgccacggcacaattataactattggccacgtc
Protein-coding sequences here:
- the LOC142578251 gene encoding uncharacterized protein LOC142578251 gives rise to the protein MFSASKVLSAPGRGAAQASASSNDYRVVLPRLPTGKLVVDSVFLHADLSGRPYRAQDFRDALRNVIDLKEISSIGQFQMSHVWMVTCKSGMTKSKLVACGELSVKGRRCVVIDPEPTEVQMKLFWLPERLEDDYIRDALQAYGKVKSISAESWRVSEMEQMRTLNRDVVLTLADGVSVGDVPHLLPVCGVQSLVLIPGRPPLCLRCNRVGHIRRNCRTPRCETCRRFGHTSEECVVTYADKLRHRTKPPDESLQEHIMDITEVLDATGDVPSSAETRCASKAPLPVKDSHNGIAELPVKNESSEEKDDQPKQQPKGTPATTEPAAAQQANEGAGDDSPDAPKRLDTCAEPIGIKHRQRDDQYLKKSTSPQNIETLRKVPSITVQKARWGFGGSLTVAL